The Vitis riparia cultivar Riparia Gloire de Montpellier isolate 1030 chromosome 3, EGFV_Vit.rip_1.0, whole genome shotgun sequence genome includes a region encoding these proteins:
- the LOC117911559 gene encoding putative disease resistance protein At1g50180 has protein sequence MDSDCRARIYVSQDCRPREVYMQIISQVSAPTKEQAEIIEKYGENELGDFLHDDLKEKRYLIVLDDVWNCVDWDFLAKVSSNDPDCPGNVFPNGSNGSRLLLTTRYKDVALHADARTIPHEMRLLSKQQSWDLFCRKAFVDADSESYPPDLKELGEQMVDKCNGLPLAIVVLRGLLSRNMSHTEWKQVHDNISAYLGKEGQMGVMAMLNLSYIDLPHYLKPCFLHLSLFPEDYVISSRKLLLLWTAEGFVREQDDRRMKDVAEVYLNELINRNLIQVVRMSVNARVTKCRVHDIVRELAIEKAKEYCPVNAASDKTVSFAGSVIVSNSSELPKQGFQKMKMEKCIPNMFSLKGPEFAVIVNSVTSKKVAALITPTVQFKEGVRASITMATEAVVSFAVERIGDMLIQEAIFLKGVRGKVERRKKDLGAMKCFLEEAKKKQEEDLRVRKWVSEIRDAVYDVEDIIDTFILNAESLRTDYFLKRVFKKLINCHKVGKKIEAIQLNLQDISNRREALRIKNIGEGTSSSGRML, from the exons ATGGATTCAG ATTGTCGTGCCCGGATTTATGTATCCCAAGATTGTAGACCCAGAGAGGTTTATATGCAAATTATTAGCCAGGTTTCTGCACCCACTAAAGAGCAAGCTGAAATAATAGAGAAGTATGGAGAGAACGAGTTGGGAGATTTCCTTCATGATGATTTGAAGGAGAAAAGATATTTGATAGTTCTGGATGATGTATGGAACTGTGTCGATTGGGATTTTCTTGCAAAAGTGAGCAGCAACGATCCTGATTGCCCTGGAAATGTTTTTCCCAATGGGAGTAACGGCAGCAGATTACTTCTTACAACTCGGTATAAGGATGTTGCTTTGCATGCAGATGCTCGAACTATTCCCCATGAAATGCGGCTTCTTTCGAAACAACAGAGCTGGGACTTGTTTTGTAGGAAGGCGTTCGTTGATGCTGATAGCGAGAGCTATCCTCCAGATTTGAAGGAACTTGGGGAACAAATGGTGGACAAATGTAATGGTTTGCCATTGGCCATCGTTGTATTGAGGGGTTTGCTGTCAAGAAATATGTCACATACAGAATGGAAGCAGGTGCACGATAACATTAGTGCATACCTTGGTAAAGAAGGTCAAATGGGAGTAATGGCAATGCTAAACCTGAGCTACATCGACTTGCCACATTACTTGAAACCATGCTTTCTTCATTTAAGCCTATTCCCAGAAGATTATGTGATCTCCTCGAGAAAACTGCTCCTTCTATGGACTGCTGAGGGTTTTGTGCGAGAACAAGATGACAGAAGAATGAAAGACGTGGCTGAGGTTTACTTGAATGAGTTAATCAATAGAAATTTGATTCAAGTAGTGAGAATGAGTGTTAATGCAAGGGTTACGAAATGTCGGGTTCATGACATTGTACGAGAGTTGGCCATTGAAAAGGCAAAAGA GTACTGTCCAGTGAATGCTGCATCTGATAAAACCGTCTCTTTTGCAGGTTCAGTGATTGTGAGCAATTCTTCAGAGCTTCCCAAACAAG GTTtccagaaaatgaaaatggaaaaatgcattccaaacatgttttctCTGAAA GGTCCTGAATTTGCTGTGATTGTCAATTCTGTAACATCCAAGAAAGTTGCTGCTTTGATCACTCCCACTG TTCAATTCAAGGAGGGTGTGCGGGCGAGCATTACCATGGCGACAGAGGCTGTGGTTTCCTTTGCTGTCGAAAGGATCGGTGACATGCTCATTCAAGAAGCAATTTTCTTGAAGGGGGTACGGGGGAAAGTAGAGAGGCGGAAGAAAGATCTAGGGGCTATGAAATGCTTCTTGGAAGAAGCGAAGAAGAAGCAAGAAGAAGATTTAAGAGTGCGCAAGTGGGTTTCTGAAATCCGTGATGCGGTTTATGATGTTGAGGACATCATAGACACGTTCATTCTGAATGCAGAGTCCCTGAGAACAGACTACTTTCTCAAGCGTGTCTTCAAGAAGTTGATAAACTGCCATAAGGTTGGCAAGAAAATTGAAGCCATCCAACTCAACCTCCAAGACATCTCAAATAGGCGGGAGGCtctgagaataaaaaatattggagaAGGAACAAGCAGTTCGGGTCGAATGTTGTAG
- the LOC117911235 gene encoding disease resistance protein RPP13-like isoform X3, producing MATEAVVSSAVKRISDMLIQEVSFLKEVRGQVERLQKDLSAMKCFLEEAEKKQEEDVRVRNWVSEIRDAVYDVEDIIDMFILNAESLRTDYFLKRVFKKLINRHKVGKKIEDIQLTLQDISNRREALGIKNIGEGTSRSGQMLQDLRRSSPRAEERVIVGLTEEADKLVKQLTVGDQRRRVISVVGMGGIGKTTLAKKVYNHEKIVEHFPDCRAWIYVSQDCRPREVYMQIINQVSAPTKEQAEMIEKCGENELGDFLHDHLKEKKYLIVLDDVWNCADWDFLAKVSSNDPDCPGNVFPDGSNGSRLLLTTRYKDVALHADARTIPHEMRLLSKQQSWDLFCRKAFLDADSERYPPDLKELGEEMVDKCNGLPLAIVVLGGLLSRNMSHTEWKQVHDNISAHLDKEGQMGVMTMLNLSYIDLPHYLKPCFLHLSLFPEDYVISSRKLLLLWTAEGFVREEDDRRMKDMAEVYLNELINRNLIQVVRMSVNARVMECRVHDLIRELAIEKAKEQNFMGTSIADPLSPSANLSLLSSKSRRRSIYSDFERYASIEHSIPYLRSLLFFNLGKNCRASQLDFIAKCFKVLRVLDLEGLEIECLPSIIGELIHLRYLGLRHTGLKMLPSSISNLRSLQTLEINNLRQVPNVIWKMKNMRYLYIEGQEEDVPLQIDTLQNLQILSGITFNQWIQSKSIELTCLEKLKLEGRCEVEGVKFSNSIAELRSLKSLYLKASDDSSVPSLAKNSCLHLSKLDVKGHIQKLPEIVEFSQSLTQLTLEASKLDCDPMPILEKQPKLLILRLRADAYLGDEMEVSANGFPRLQVLQLSELKRLTKLKIGQNAMPWLMHLQIHLEMQILGFKGLLNLVEMDMFEKNRSLQHLVGIDLKYARLAVAASLAVSSGALRPWVFTRTYRNFVRFCREKDNLSMPNMFNNLKIMLQQICQGLLPHA from the exons GTTTCTGAAATCCGTGATGCGGTTTATGATGTTGAGGACATCATAGACATGTTCATTCTGAATGCAGAGTCCCTGAGAACAGACTACTTTCTCAAGCGTGTCTTCAAGAAGTTGATAAACCGCCATAAGGTTGGCAAGAAAATTGAAGACATCCAACTTACCCTCCAAGACATCTCAAATAGGCGGGAGGCTCTcggaataaaaaatattggagaAGGAACAAGCCGTTCGGGTCAAATGTTGCAGGATCTAAGACGCTCCTCTCCTCGCGCAGAAGAACGTGTCATCGTGGGCCTTACAGAGGAGGCAGATAAGCTGGTGAAGCAGCTCACCGTAGGAGACCAAAGGCGCCGCGTGATTTCCGTGGTAGGAATGGGCGGCATAGGCAAAACCACCCTTGCCAAGAAGGTCTATAATCATGAAAAAATTGTGGAACACTTTCCAGATTGTCGTGCCTGGATTTATGTATCCCAAGATTGTAGACCCAGAGAGGTTTATATGCAAATTATTAACCAGGTTTCTGCACCGACTAAAGAGCAAGCAGAAATGATAGAGAAGTGTGGAGAGAACGAGTTGGGGGATTTCCTTCATGATCATTTGAAggagaaaaaatatttgatagttCTGGATGATGTATGGAACTGTGCCGATTGGGATTTTCTTGCAAAAGTGAGCAGCAACGATCCTGATTGCCCTGGAAATGTTTTTCCCGATGGGAGTAACGGCAGCAGATTACTTCTTACAACTCGATATAAGGATGTTGCTTTGCATGCAGATGCTCGAACTATTCCCCATGAAATGCGGCTTCTTTCGAAACAACAGAGCTGGGACTTGTTTTGTAGGAAGGCGTTCCTTGATGCTGATAGCGAGAGGTATCCTCCAGATTTGAAGGAACTTGGGGAAGAGATGGTGGACAAATGTAATGGTTTGCCATTGGCCATCGTTGTATTGGGGGGTTTGCTGTCAAGAAATATGTCACATACAGAATGGAAGCAGGTGCACGATAACATTAGTGCACACCTTGATAAAGAAGGCCAAATGGGAGTAATGACAATGCTAAACCTGAGCTACATCGACTTGCCCCATTACTTGAAACCGTGCTTTCTTCATTTAAGCCTCTTCCCAGAAGATTATGTGATCTCCTCAAGAAAACTGCTCCTTTTATGGACTGCTGAGGGTTTTGTGCGAGAAGAAGATGACCGAAGAATGAAAGACATGGCTGAGGTTTACTTGAATGAGTTAATCAATAGAAACTTGATTCAAGTAGTGAGAATGAGTGTTAATGCAAGGGTTATGGAATGTCGAGTTCATGACCTTATACGAGAGTTGGCTATTGAAAAGGCAAAAGAGCAAAACTTCATGGGAACTAGTATTGCAGATCCTCTATCCCCCTCCGCCAATTTATCTCTCCTATCATCTAAATCCCGTCGACGAAGTATTTATTCTGACTTTGAGAGGTATGCTTCCATTGAACATTCAATTCCATATCTTCGCTCtctcttatttttcaatttgggGAAAAATTGTAGAGCATCACAACTAGACTTCATTGCTAAATGCTTCAAAGTGCTTAGAGTGTTAGATTTGGAAGGTTTAGAAATTGAATGCCTACCCAGTATAATTGGGGAACTGATTCATTTAAGGTACTTGGGATTAAGGCATACTGGTCTAAAAATGCTTCCATCATCTATAAGCAACCTGAGGAGTTTGCAGACTTTGGAGATAAACAATCTTAGACAAGTGCCAAATGTGATATGGAAGATGAAAAACATGAGATATCTTTACATCGAGGGGCAAGAGGAAGATGTTCCACTGCAAATTGATACGttgcaaaatcttcaaattctgtCGGGCATAACCTTCAACCAATGGATTCAGAGCAAGTCAATTGAGTTAACTTGTcttgagaaattgaaattagaAGGAAGGTGTGAGGTAGAAGGGGTTAAGTTTTCAAACTCCATTGCCGAGTTACGTAGTCTTAAATCCTTGTACCTTAAGGCATCAGATGATTCATCCGTTCCATCCCTTGCCAAGAACTCTTGCCTCCACCTCTCTAAGTTGGATGTAAAGGGACACATACAAAAATTGCCTGAAATTGTTGAATTCTCACAAAGTCTAACACAATTGACATTGGAAGCATCCAAGCTAGATTGTGATCCTATGCCTATTTTAGAGAAGCAGCCAAAATTGTTGATTCTCAGATTAAGGGCAGACGCATACCTTGGAGATGAAATGGAAGTGTCTGCGAATGGGTTTCCTCGACTCCAAGTACTTCAACTTTCAGAGTTAAAAAGATTAACGAAGTTGAAAATAGGGCAAAATGCGATGCCATGGCTTATGCATTTACAAATTCATTTAGAAATGCAGATCCTAGGATTTAAAGGACTCCTAAATCTAGTGGAGATGGATATGTTCGAAAAGAACAGATCTTTACAGCATCTGGTTGGTATAGATTTAAAATATGCCAGGTTAGCCGTGGCAGCCAGCTTAGCCGTCTCCAGTGGCGCACTTCGTCCTTGGGTTTTTACACG GACCTATAGAAATTTTGTTCGATTTTGCCGTGAAAAAG ATAATTTGAGCATGCCAAACATGTTCAATAACCTGAAGATCATGCTGCAGCAGATTTGCCAGGGGCTTCTACCTCATGCTTGA
- the LOC117911235 gene encoding disease resistance protein RPP13-like isoform X1, with the protein MATEAVVSSAVKRISDMLIQEVSFLKEVRGQVERLQKDLSAMKCFLEEAEKKQEEDVRVRNWVSEIRDAVYDVEDIIDMFILNAESLRTDYFLKRVFKKLINRHKVGKKIEDIQLTLQDISNRREALGIKNIGEGTSRSGQMLQDLRRSSPRAEERVIVGLTEEADKLVKQLTVGDQRRRVISVVGMGGIGKTTLAKKVYNHEKIVEHFPDCRAWIYVSQDCRPREVYMQIINQVSAPTKEQAEMIEKCGENELGDFLHDHLKEKKYLIVLDDVWNCADWDFLAKVSSNDPDCPGNVFPDGSNGSRLLLTTRYKDVALHADARTIPHEMRLLSKQQSWDLFCRKAFLDADSERYPPDLKELGEEMVDKCNGLPLAIVVLGGLLSRNMSHTEWKQVHDNISAHLDKEGQMGVMTMLNLSYIDLPHYLKPCFLHLSLFPEDYVISSRKLLLLWTAEGFVREEDDRRMKDMAEVYLNELINRNLIQVVRMSVNARVMECRVHDLIRELAIEKAKEQNFMGTSIADPLSPSANLSLLSSKSRRRSIYSDFERYASIEHSIPYLRSLLFFNLGKNCRASQLDFIAKCFKVLRVLDLEGLEIECLPSIIGELIHLRYLGLRHTGLKMLPSSISNLRSLQTLEINNLRQVPNVIWKMKNMRYLYIEGQEEDVPLQIDTLQNLQILSGITFNQWIQSKSIELTCLEKLKLEGRCEVEGVKFSNSIAELRSLKSLYLKASDDSSVPSLAKNSCLHLSKLDVKGHIQKLPEIVEFSQSLTQLTLEASKLDCDPMPILEKQPKLLILRLRADAYLGDEMEVSANGFPRLQVLQLSELKRLTKLKIGQNAMPWLMHLQIHLEMQILGFKGLLNLVEMDMFEKNRSLQHLVGIDLKYARLAVAASLAVSSGALRPWVFTRYLHSSIYSRFLELSIFTTCHLLLQLTCKTNIITFATFFNVILFNL; encoded by the coding sequence GTTTCTGAAATCCGTGATGCGGTTTATGATGTTGAGGACATCATAGACATGTTCATTCTGAATGCAGAGTCCCTGAGAACAGACTACTTTCTCAAGCGTGTCTTCAAGAAGTTGATAAACCGCCATAAGGTTGGCAAGAAAATTGAAGACATCCAACTTACCCTCCAAGACATCTCAAATAGGCGGGAGGCTCTcggaataaaaaatattggagaAGGAACAAGCCGTTCGGGTCAAATGTTGCAGGATCTAAGACGCTCCTCTCCTCGCGCAGAAGAACGTGTCATCGTGGGCCTTACAGAGGAGGCAGATAAGCTGGTGAAGCAGCTCACCGTAGGAGACCAAAGGCGCCGCGTGATTTCCGTGGTAGGAATGGGCGGCATAGGCAAAACCACCCTTGCCAAGAAGGTCTATAATCATGAAAAAATTGTGGAACACTTTCCAGATTGTCGTGCCTGGATTTATGTATCCCAAGATTGTAGACCCAGAGAGGTTTATATGCAAATTATTAACCAGGTTTCTGCACCGACTAAAGAGCAAGCAGAAATGATAGAGAAGTGTGGAGAGAACGAGTTGGGGGATTTCCTTCATGATCATTTGAAggagaaaaaatatttgatagttCTGGATGATGTATGGAACTGTGCCGATTGGGATTTTCTTGCAAAAGTGAGCAGCAACGATCCTGATTGCCCTGGAAATGTTTTTCCCGATGGGAGTAACGGCAGCAGATTACTTCTTACAACTCGATATAAGGATGTTGCTTTGCATGCAGATGCTCGAACTATTCCCCATGAAATGCGGCTTCTTTCGAAACAACAGAGCTGGGACTTGTTTTGTAGGAAGGCGTTCCTTGATGCTGATAGCGAGAGGTATCCTCCAGATTTGAAGGAACTTGGGGAAGAGATGGTGGACAAATGTAATGGTTTGCCATTGGCCATCGTTGTATTGGGGGGTTTGCTGTCAAGAAATATGTCACATACAGAATGGAAGCAGGTGCACGATAACATTAGTGCACACCTTGATAAAGAAGGCCAAATGGGAGTAATGACAATGCTAAACCTGAGCTACATCGACTTGCCCCATTACTTGAAACCGTGCTTTCTTCATTTAAGCCTCTTCCCAGAAGATTATGTGATCTCCTCAAGAAAACTGCTCCTTTTATGGACTGCTGAGGGTTTTGTGCGAGAAGAAGATGACCGAAGAATGAAAGACATGGCTGAGGTTTACTTGAATGAGTTAATCAATAGAAACTTGATTCAAGTAGTGAGAATGAGTGTTAATGCAAGGGTTATGGAATGTCGAGTTCATGACCTTATACGAGAGTTGGCTATTGAAAAGGCAAAAGAGCAAAACTTCATGGGAACTAGTATTGCAGATCCTCTATCCCCCTCCGCCAATTTATCTCTCCTATCATCTAAATCCCGTCGACGAAGTATTTATTCTGACTTTGAGAGGTATGCTTCCATTGAACATTCAATTCCATATCTTCGCTCtctcttatttttcaatttgggGAAAAATTGTAGAGCATCACAACTAGACTTCATTGCTAAATGCTTCAAAGTGCTTAGAGTGTTAGATTTGGAAGGTTTAGAAATTGAATGCCTACCCAGTATAATTGGGGAACTGATTCATTTAAGGTACTTGGGATTAAGGCATACTGGTCTAAAAATGCTTCCATCATCTATAAGCAACCTGAGGAGTTTGCAGACTTTGGAGATAAACAATCTTAGACAAGTGCCAAATGTGATATGGAAGATGAAAAACATGAGATATCTTTACATCGAGGGGCAAGAGGAAGATGTTCCACTGCAAATTGATACGttgcaaaatcttcaaattctgtCGGGCATAACCTTCAACCAATGGATTCAGAGCAAGTCAATTGAGTTAACTTGTcttgagaaattgaaattagaAGGAAGGTGTGAGGTAGAAGGGGTTAAGTTTTCAAACTCCATTGCCGAGTTACGTAGTCTTAAATCCTTGTACCTTAAGGCATCAGATGATTCATCCGTTCCATCCCTTGCCAAGAACTCTTGCCTCCACCTCTCTAAGTTGGATGTAAAGGGACACATACAAAAATTGCCTGAAATTGTTGAATTCTCACAAAGTCTAACACAATTGACATTGGAAGCATCCAAGCTAGATTGTGATCCTATGCCTATTTTAGAGAAGCAGCCAAAATTGTTGATTCTCAGATTAAGGGCAGACGCATACCTTGGAGATGAAATGGAAGTGTCTGCGAATGGGTTTCCTCGACTCCAAGTACTTCAACTTTCAGAGTTAAAAAGATTAACGAAGTTGAAAATAGGGCAAAATGCGATGCCATGGCTTATGCATTTACAAATTCATTTAGAAATGCAGATCCTAGGATTTAAAGGACTCCTAAATCTAGTGGAGATGGATATGTTCGAAAAGAACAGATCTTTACAGCATCTGGTTGGTATAGATTTAAAATATGCCAGGTTAGCCGTGGCAGCCAGCTTAGCCGTCTCCAGTGGCGCACTTCGTCCTTGGGTTTTTACACGGTACCTACATTCATCTATCTACTCTAGATtccttgaactatcaatttTTACTACTTGTCACTTACTTCTTCAATTAACTTGCAAGACCAATATAATTACTTTTGCtacattttttaatgttattttatttaatttatag
- the LOC117911235 gene encoding disease resistance protein RPP13-like isoform X2 has protein sequence MATDAVVSFAIERFGDMLIQEAIFLKGVRGKVERLNQDLGAMKCFLEEAEKKQEEDSTVRKWVSEIRDAVYDVEDIIDMFILNAESLRTDYFLKRVFKKLINRHKVGKKIEDIQLTLQDISNRREALGIKNIGEGTSRSGQMLQDLRRSSPRAEERVIVGLTEEADKLVKQLTVGDQRRRVISVVGMGGIGKTTLAKKVYNHEKIVEHFPDCRAWIYVSQDCRPREVYMQIINQVSAPTKEQAEMIEKCGENELGDFLHDHLKEKKYLIVLDDVWNCADWDFLAKVSSNDPDCPGNVFPDGSNGSRLLLTTRYKDVALHADARTIPHEMRLLSKQQSWDLFCRKAFLDADSERYPPDLKELGEEMVDKCNGLPLAIVVLGGLLSRNMSHTEWKQVHDNISAHLDKEGQMGVMTMLNLSYIDLPHYLKPCFLHLSLFPEDYVISSRKLLLLWTAEGFVREEDDRRMKDMAEVYLNELINRNLIQVVRMSVNARVMECRVHDLIRELAIEKAKEQNFMGTSIADPLSPSANLSLLSSKSRRRSIYSDFERYASIEHSIPYLRSLLFFNLGKNCRASQLDFIAKCFKVLRVLDLEGLEIECLPSIIGELIHLRYLGLRHTGLKMLPSSISNLRSLQTLEINNLRQVPNVIWKMKNMRYLYIEGQEEDVPLQIDTLQNLQILSGITFNQWIQSKSIELTCLEKLKLEGRCEVEGVKFSNSIAELRSLKSLYLKASDDSSVPSLAKNSCLHLSKLDVKGHIQKLPEIVEFSQSLTQLTLEASKLDCDPMPILEKQPKLLILRLRADAYLGDEMEVSANGFPRLQVLQLSELKRLTKLKIGQNAMPWLMHLQIHLEMQILGFKGLLNLVEMDMFEKNRSLQHLVGIDLKYARLAVAASLAVSSGALRPWVFTRYLHSSIYSRFLELSIFTTCHLLLQLTCKTNIITFATFFNVILFNL, from the coding sequence ATGGCGACAGATGCGGTGGTTTCCTTTGCGATTGAAAGGTTCGGTGACATGCTCATTCAAGAAGCAATTTTCTTGAAGGGGGTACGGGGGAAAGTCGAGAGGCTGAATCAAGATCTAGGGGCCATGAAATGCTTCTTGGAAGAAGCGGAGAAGAAGCAAGAAGAAGATTCAACTGTGCGCAAGTGGGTTTCTGAAATCCGTGATGCGGTTTATGATGTTGAGGACATCATAGACATGTTCATTCTGAATGCAGAGTCCCTGAGAACAGACTACTTTCTCAAGCGTGTCTTCAAGAAGTTGATAAACCGCCATAAGGTTGGCAAGAAAATTGAAGACATCCAACTTACCCTCCAAGACATCTCAAATAGGCGGGAGGCTCTcggaataaaaaatattggagaAGGAACAAGCCGTTCGGGTCAAATGTTGCAGGATCTAAGACGCTCCTCTCCTCGCGCAGAAGAACGTGTCATCGTGGGCCTTACAGAGGAGGCAGATAAGCTGGTGAAGCAGCTCACCGTAGGAGACCAAAGGCGCCGCGTGATTTCCGTGGTAGGAATGGGCGGCATAGGCAAAACCACCCTTGCCAAGAAGGTCTATAATCATGAAAAAATTGTGGAACACTTTCCAGATTGTCGTGCCTGGATTTATGTATCCCAAGATTGTAGACCCAGAGAGGTTTATATGCAAATTATTAACCAGGTTTCTGCACCGACTAAAGAGCAAGCAGAAATGATAGAGAAGTGTGGAGAGAACGAGTTGGGGGATTTCCTTCATGATCATTTGAAggagaaaaaatatttgatagttCTGGATGATGTATGGAACTGTGCCGATTGGGATTTTCTTGCAAAAGTGAGCAGCAACGATCCTGATTGCCCTGGAAATGTTTTTCCCGATGGGAGTAACGGCAGCAGATTACTTCTTACAACTCGATATAAGGATGTTGCTTTGCATGCAGATGCTCGAACTATTCCCCATGAAATGCGGCTTCTTTCGAAACAACAGAGCTGGGACTTGTTTTGTAGGAAGGCGTTCCTTGATGCTGATAGCGAGAGGTATCCTCCAGATTTGAAGGAACTTGGGGAAGAGATGGTGGACAAATGTAATGGTTTGCCATTGGCCATCGTTGTATTGGGGGGTTTGCTGTCAAGAAATATGTCACATACAGAATGGAAGCAGGTGCACGATAACATTAGTGCACACCTTGATAAAGAAGGCCAAATGGGAGTAATGACAATGCTAAACCTGAGCTACATCGACTTGCCCCATTACTTGAAACCGTGCTTTCTTCATTTAAGCCTCTTCCCAGAAGATTATGTGATCTCCTCAAGAAAACTGCTCCTTTTATGGACTGCTGAGGGTTTTGTGCGAGAAGAAGATGACCGAAGAATGAAAGACATGGCTGAGGTTTACTTGAATGAGTTAATCAATAGAAACTTGATTCAAGTAGTGAGAATGAGTGTTAATGCAAGGGTTATGGAATGTCGAGTTCATGACCTTATACGAGAGTTGGCTATTGAAAAGGCAAAAGAGCAAAACTTCATGGGAACTAGTATTGCAGATCCTCTATCCCCCTCCGCCAATTTATCTCTCCTATCATCTAAATCCCGTCGACGAAGTATTTATTCTGACTTTGAGAGGTATGCTTCCATTGAACATTCAATTCCATATCTTCGCTCtctcttatttttcaatttgggGAAAAATTGTAGAGCATCACAACTAGACTTCATTGCTAAATGCTTCAAAGTGCTTAGAGTGTTAGATTTGGAAGGTTTAGAAATTGAATGCCTACCCAGTATAATTGGGGAACTGATTCATTTAAGGTACTTGGGATTAAGGCATACTGGTCTAAAAATGCTTCCATCATCTATAAGCAACCTGAGGAGTTTGCAGACTTTGGAGATAAACAATCTTAGACAAGTGCCAAATGTGATATGGAAGATGAAAAACATGAGATATCTTTACATCGAGGGGCAAGAGGAAGATGTTCCACTGCAAATTGATACGttgcaaaatcttcaaattctgtCGGGCATAACCTTCAACCAATGGATTCAGAGCAAGTCAATTGAGTTAACTTGTcttgagaaattgaaattagaAGGAAGGTGTGAGGTAGAAGGGGTTAAGTTTTCAAACTCCATTGCCGAGTTACGTAGTCTTAAATCCTTGTACCTTAAGGCATCAGATGATTCATCCGTTCCATCCCTTGCCAAGAACTCTTGCCTCCACCTCTCTAAGTTGGATGTAAAGGGACACATACAAAAATTGCCTGAAATTGTTGAATTCTCACAAAGTCTAACACAATTGACATTGGAAGCATCCAAGCTAGATTGTGATCCTATGCCTATTTTAGAGAAGCAGCCAAAATTGTTGATTCTCAGATTAAGGGCAGACGCATACCTTGGAGATGAAATGGAAGTGTCTGCGAATGGGTTTCCTCGACTCCAAGTACTTCAACTTTCAGAGTTAAAAAGATTAACGAAGTTGAAAATAGGGCAAAATGCGATGCCATGGCTTATGCATTTACAAATTCATTTAGAAATGCAGATCCTAGGATTTAAAGGACTCCTAAATCTAGTGGAGATGGATATGTTCGAAAAGAACAGATCTTTACAGCATCTGGTTGGTATAGATTTAAAATATGCCAGGTTAGCCGTGGCAGCCAGCTTAGCCGTCTCCAGTGGCGCACTTCGTCCTTGGGTTTTTACACGGTACCTACATTCATCTATCTACTCTAGATtccttgaactatcaatttTTACTACTTGTCACTTACTTCTTCAATTAACTTGCAAGACCAATATAATTACTTTTGCtacattttttaatgttattttatttaatttatag